Proteins encoded by one window of Bacteroidota bacterium:
- a CDS encoding glycine--tRNA ligase, with protein MIANDSEKFKKVIGHAKEYGFIFQSSEIYDGLSAVYDYGPYGALLKNNIKEYWWKSMVQMHENIVGLDSSILMHPTTWKASGHVDAFNDPLIDNKDSKKRYRADTLVEDYLAKQDDKINKEVEKAKKRFENFDEEMFRTTNGRVLEIAEKRNAVHARFVKALNENNLEEVKQIIIDCEIADPESGSRNWTDVRQFNLMFSTKMGSVAEDADTIYLRPETAQGIFVNFLNVQKSTRQKIPFGIAQIGKAFRNEIVARQFIFRMREFEQMEMQFFVRPGEELKYYEFWKAARMQWHKALGTPDSMLKFHDHDKVAHYANAAVDIEFNFPFGFKELEGIHSRTNYDLGRHTEFSGKKLQYFDSELNENYIPYVVETSIGCDRMFLAMLCNAYDEEPVNEDTRTVLRLPAVIAPIKVAVLPLIKKDGLPEKAMEIFNNLKFHHQCYYEEKDSIGKRYRRMDAIGTPYCITVDHQTLEDNTVTIRERDSMLQERISMNDVLKIVSEKVDMNNILKSLV; from the coding sequence ATGATCGCAAACGACAGTGAAAAATTCAAAAAAGTGATTGGCCATGCAAAGGAGTATGGCTTTATATTTCAGAGTTCAGAGATTTACGACGGATTGAGTGCAGTATATGATTATGGCCCATATGGAGCTTTGCTTAAAAACAATATCAAGGAGTACTGGTGGAAAAGCATGGTACAGATGCACGAGAATATTGTGGGGCTCGATTCTTCCATTCTGATGCATCCAACCACCTGGAAAGCGAGCGGACATGTGGATGCTTTTAATGATCCTTTAATCGATAATAAAGATTCGAAAAAAAGATATCGTGCAGATACTTTGGTGGAGGATTATCTTGCAAAACAGGATGATAAAATAAATAAGGAAGTTGAAAAAGCGAAAAAACGTTTCGAGAATTTTGATGAGGAAATGTTTCGCACAACAAATGGTCGTGTGCTGGAAATTGCAGAAAAAAGAAATGCAGTTCATGCGCGATTTGTAAAAGCATTGAACGAGAATAATTTAGAGGAAGTAAAACAAATAATTATAGATTGTGAAATTGCAGATCCTGAATCGGGAAGCAGAAATTGGACAGATGTACGTCAATTCAATTTAATGTTCTCCACTAAAATGGGTTCTGTGGCAGAAGATGCGGATACTATTTATTTGCGTCCCGAAACTGCGCAGGGAATATTTGTGAATTTTTTAAATGTACAAAAATCCACGCGACAAAAAATACCTTTCGGAATTGCACAAATTGGAAAAGCATTCAGGAATGAAATTGTTGCGCGTCAATTTATTTTTCGTATGCGCGAATTCGAACAAATGGAAATGCAATTTTTTGTTCGTCCCGGTGAGGAATTAAAATATTACGAATTCTGGAAAGCTGCGCGCATGCAATGGCATAAAGCATTGGGAACTCCTGATTCCATGCTGAAATTTCACGATCACGATAAGGTTGCACATTATGCAAATGCAGCAGTGGATATAGAATTTAATTTTCCCTTTGGATTTAAGGAATTGGAAGGAATACATTCGCGAACAAATTATGATCTTGGTCGCCATACCGAATTCAGCGGAAAAAAATTACAATACTTTGACTCGGAGTTAAATGAAAACTATATACCTTACGTTGTGGAAACAAGCATAGGTTGCGACAGGATGTTTTTGGCGATGTTGTGCAATGCTTATGATGAAGAACCGGTGAATGAGGATACAAGAACAGTATTGCGTTTGCCGGCGGTGATAGCACCTATTAAAGTTGCTGTTTTGCCATTGATTAAAAAGGACGGATTGCCCGAAAAGGCGATGGAAATATTTAACAATTTAAAATTCCATCATCAGTGTTATTATGAGGAAAAAGATTCTATCGGAAAAAGATACAGAAGAATGGATGCCATTGGAACTCCTTATTGTATTACAGTTGATCATCAGACATTGGAAGATAATACCGTTACCATTCGTGAGCGCGATAGTATGTTACAGGAAAGAATTTCTATGAATGATGTATTAAAAATTGTAAGCGAAAAAGTGGACATGAATAATATTTTAAAGAGTTTGGTTTAA
- a CDS encoding DUF2911 domain-containing protein, with translation MFISSCGNSSQEAIKEKRQEEMQNKENRVSPPATATATIGTNTITIVYSSPLVKGRPIWGELVKYDEVWRTGANEATTITFTQDVTIEGQNLPKGTYSLFTIPTAEQWTIIFNVNETQWGAFKYDQSEDALRVNVKPTMVETVQENLLFEVIPDAIPNTGIVRLKWEKLQVDFHFVNAAE, from the coding sequence ATGTTTATTTCTTCATGTGGAAACTCTTCACAGGAGGCCATTAAAGAAAAACGCCAGGAAGAAATGCAAAACAAGGAGAACAGAGTTAGTCCTCCCGCAACTGCAACTGCAACCATTGGCACAAATACAATAACCATTGTTTACAGTTCTCCATTAGTGAAAGGCCGCCCAATTTGGGGCGAACTTGTTAAATACGACGAAGTTTGGAGAACAGGTGCCAATGAGGCAACTACCATAACATTTACACAAGACGTTACCATAGAAGGGCAAAATCTCCCAAAGGGAACCTATTCCCTTTTTACCATTCCAACAGCGGAACAATGGACCATAATTTTTAATGTGAACGAAACGCAGTGGGGTGCATTTAAATACGATCAAAGTGAAGATGCATTGAGAGTAAATGTAAAACCTACCATGGTTGAAACAGTGCAGGAAAATTTGTTGTTTGAAGTAATACCTGATGCAATTCCTAATACCGGTATAGTTCGTTTGAAATGGGAAAAACTACAGGTTGATTTCCATTTTGTGAATGCAGCGGAGTAA
- a CDS encoding arsenite methyltransferase — protein MQNEQNIKELVKEKYSEIATQSKTQNETSCCGAGCGCSTIDYAIMSDDYTSLEGYFADADLGLGCGLPTEFAQIKKGDTVVDLGSGAGNDAFIARSIVGEDGRVIGIDMTETMIDLARKNAQKLKLENVEFRLGDIEKIPISNNKADVVVSNCVLNLVPDKLKAFTEMYRIIKPGGHFSVSDIVLVGNLQETIVKEAEMYAGCVSGAIQKDDYLAMISNAGFTKVEINKEKAITIPDEILSNYLNEQQLKDFKESKTGIFSITVYGEKSKDCGCGTDCCN, from the coding sequence ATGCAAAACGAACAAAACATCAAAGAACTGGTAAAAGAAAAATATTCTGAAATTGCCACACAGTCGAAAACACAAAACGAAACTTCTTGCTGCGGTGCAGGCTGTGGATGTTCAACAATTGATTATGCCATCATGTCGGATGATTATACATCTCTGGAAGGATATTTCGCAGATGCCGACCTGGGGTTGGGTTGCGGACTTCCAACGGAATTTGCGCAAATTAAAAAAGGTGATACTGTGGTAGACCTCGGAAGTGGTGCGGGTAATGATGCATTTATTGCGCGTTCCATTGTTGGTGAAGACGGAAGAGTTATTGGAATTGACATGACCGAAACCATGATAGATCTGGCAAGAAAAAATGCGCAGAAATTAAAACTCGAGAATGTGGAATTTCGTTTAGGAGATATAGAAAAAATTCCTATAAGCAATAATAAAGCAGATGTAGTAGTGAGCAATTGTGTGCTGAATTTAGTACCGGATAAATTAAAAGCATTCACCGAAATGTATCGCATAATAAAACCCGGTGGACATTTTAGCGTATCGGATATTGTATTGGTTGGAAATTTACAGGAAACGATCGTAAAAGAAGCAGAAATGTATGCGGGTTGTGTTTCGGGAGCAATTCAAAAAGACGATTATCTTGCCATGATAAGTAATGCAGGATTTACAAAAGTGGAGATCAACAAAGAAAAAGCGATCACTATTCCTGATGAGATATTATCCAATTATTTGAATGAACAACAATTAAAAGATTTCAAAGAAAGTAAAACCGGAATTTTCAGCATCACCGTTTACGGCGAAAAATCGAAAGATTGCGGTTGCGGAACTGATTGTTGTAATTAA
- a CDS encoding GNAT family N-acetyltransferase translates to METINLKPAETVQLEEIQNLLKNSGLPFEDINKHLKDFLCLMNNEEIIAVGGLEIYDDVALLRSLAVVEGKRNQGLGQLVYSALIEHAKSKNIKQIYLLTETAEKFFLKNGFIKVERNKIPETIKNTYEYKVLCAESAIVLMKNI, encoded by the coding sequence ATGGAAACAATAAATCTTAAACCGGCAGAAACTGTTCAATTGGAGGAAATTCAAAATCTTCTGAAAAATTCAGGGTTGCCTTTTGAGGATATTAATAAGCATTTGAAGGATTTTTTATGTTTGATGAACAATGAGGAAATAATTGCTGTGGGGGGATTGGAAATTTATGATGATGTTGCATTACTTCGTTCGCTGGCAGTTGTTGAAGGAAAACGCAACCAAGGATTAGGTCAGTTGGTTTACTCCGCATTAATTGAACATGCAAAATCAAAAAATATTAAACAAATTTATTTACTTACAGAAACAGCAGAAAAATTCTTTCTAAAAAATGGGTTTATAAAGGTGGAAAGAAATAAAATTCCCGAAACAATAAAAAATACTTATGAATACAAAGTATTGTGCGCAGAATCAGCGATCGTATTAATGAAAAACATTTAA
- a CDS encoding winged helix-turn-helix transcriptional regulator — MAYSKHLEFKEDEVQLAAIAKALAHPARIAILKILSNGQCVCGEIVDELPLSQSTVSQHLAELKKAGLIKGEIDGPRVCYCLDTQTCSMALNFFQLLFKEIKCC, encoded by the coding sequence ATGGCTTATTCAAAACATCTGGAATTTAAGGAAGACGAGGTTCAATTGGCAGCAATAGCAAAGGCTTTGGCGCATCCTGCCCGCATTGCCATCCTCAAAATACTCTCTAATGGCCAATGTGTTTGCGGGGAGATAGTGGACGAACTGCCGCTTTCTCAATCCACCGTTTCACAACATCTGGCTGAACTCAAAAAGGCGGGTTTAATAAAGGGAGAAATCGATGGCCCCAGGGTATGTTATTGCCTCGATACACAAACGTGTTCCATGGCGCTTAATTTTTTCCAATTATTATTTAAAGAAATTAAGTGTTGCTGA